A window of Vigna radiata var. radiata cultivar VC1973A unplaced genomic scaffold, Vradiata_ver6 scaffold_194, whole genome shotgun sequence contains these coding sequences:
- the LOC106779369 gene encoding gibberellin 20 oxidase 2, protein MLIPHPSMLVAPQNNIQVQPLNLDAPLSNHTNIPTEFVWPDNEKPCLQPPTLKIPPIDMKAFLSNDPQAVAKVCAEVSEACKKHGFFLVVNHGVDKKLLEKAHKLIDTFFCMDLPEKQKMQRKLGEHCGFANSFIGRFASKLPWKETLSFHYSNDKSTRTVEDYFLTSMGEDFKEFGSFFQEYCEVMSNLSLEIMELLGMSLGVSRECFRDFFEDNESVMRLNYYPPCQKPELALGTGPHCDPTSLTVLHQDQVEGLQVFVDGRWCSVAPKEDAFVVNIGDTFMALSNGTFKSCLHRAVVNNQIVRKSLAFFLCPKQDKVVTPPKELITKENPKKYPDFTWATLLEFTQLHYRSDEETLDAFSKWLLEKNK, encoded by the exons ATGTTGATTCCTCATCCATCAATGCTAGTTGCACCACAAAACAACATCCAAGTTCAACCATTGAACTTGGATGCACCTCTTTCAAACCACACCAACATACCCACTGAGTTTGTGTGGCCTGACAATGAGAAACCATGTCTTCAGCCACCAACACTCAAGATTCCACCCATTGACATGAAGGCCTTTCTCTCAAACGATCCACAGGCTGTGGCAAAAGTTTGTGCAGAAGTCAGTGAGGCATGCAAGAAGCATGGCTTCTTTCTTGTTGTCAACCATGGAGTTGACAAGAAGCTCCTGGAGAAAGCTCATAAGCTCATAGACACTTTCTTCTGCATGGACCTGCCAGAGAAGCAGAAGATGCAGAGAAAGTTAGGAGAACACTGTGGCTTTGCTAATAGCTTTATAGGAAGGTTCGCCTCCAAACTTCCTTGGAAGGAAACCCTTTCTTTCCATTACTCTAATGATAAATCCACCAGAACTGTTGAGGACTATTTTCTAACTTCCATGGGAGAAGATTTCAAGGAGTTTGG GAGTTTTTTTCAAGAGTACTGTGAAGTGATGAGCAATCTGTCTCTTGAGATCATGGAGCTTTTGGGAATGAGCCTCGGAGTAAGCAGAGAATGTTTCAGAGATTTCTTCGAAGACAATGAGTCTGTTATGAGGTTGAACTACTACCCACCATGCCAAAAACCTGAGTTAGCCTTAGGAACTGGACCTCACTGTGACCCTACTTCCCTAACCGTTCTCCACCAAGATCAAGTCGAGGGCCTCCAAGTCTTTGTCGACGGAAGATGGTGCTCTGTCGCCCCAAAAGAAGATGCTTTCGTTGTCAACATTGGCGACACATTTATG GCTCTTTCCAATGGGACATTCAAGAGTTGCTTGCATAGAGCTGTTGTGAACAACCAGATTGTGAGAAAATCTCTTGCTTTCTTCCTTTGTCCAAAACAAGACAAAGTGGTCACTCCTCCAAAGGAACTAATTACCAAAGAGAATCCAAAGAAATATCCAGATTTCACATGGGCAACTCTTCTTGAATTCACACAGTTACATTACCGGTCTGACGAGGAAACACTTGATGCCTTCTCGAAATGGTTACTAGAGAAAAACAAGTGA